TATGTCCTtcaattagtttattttacatTAATTGTGTGTGAAACTGTgaatgtatatgtttttgggaaaataaaaaaagtaaggcataatatttttatggtaCTGGTTAATGTATGCCTTAAGGTATATATTAAGTcatctattttttgaaatattttatgaaaaattgaaaaaataataaaactttttcaattcttgataaattttttgtcaaaatagTATATTATTGTGTGCTCTTAGAgcacacgttagtaaaatcctaCTTTTATTAACAACAGACGGCAAATGACTAGATCACAGATAAGCCCacggtatttttttttttttttttaattccgtTTTCAGTATCTGTTTGGATCACTTTTTGATTCTTTGCAACAGCAGAATATATACTATTGGATGTAATTAGTTTGTATTTTGTAGTATTGACAGCTACCGCAGTCTTTGCCAGCCATATCCAACAAAGCTCATTTAGCTTTAAATGTTTTTGGAGAGTAATTATACTTTCATAAACatgtagttttttattttttttattatgggtatcaaatttgaagtttttctttttttttttgttgacttttTCCCCTATTGGAACACAACTTTTGTATAAACAATCACTTTTCGTTGGTCTAAAGTTTTGACTAAATTACTATTGGATATTTTGAATCTTCCGGGAAAAACTCTAATGAAAATGACCATTCAATTACTGTCCAGTAATTAAATAACGATAgctttacacacacacatgagCTTAAATAAACAAGAAGATCTTAATCTACTATCCTaattgaattccattttgaaatGGATTCAATTCATATTCCGAATTATATGTTATAAATCTAAATGTATATCGAATAttagattatttaaaattttatataaaataatgccTTATGCATTATTAGATTCAAGAAATGCCAAAAACTTTatagctgaattgacacctctcTATGTACAATgtgcttgggggtctagggGTGAAAGGATTCGAGTTGCGAGGTTAGCagcatattaaaattatttttatttttaaatattcaagaaataaataaaaaatcttatatgTTAAAGGATATTATCcatttcaaataaaatggaGAGGATTGTATTCTCTTGGCTCCACTTACTccaaaaatgcaataaaaatgttTATAGTATAAATTATACACatatttattgcatttttaaaaaaatattatttttcattctaaAGGTTTGACTCGGTGCACATGAAAAATGCCATGCAGGGAGATCTGCTCTTGTATAAAACTATAAATACACGAGAAGTCTAGTGCATAAACCACACAACAAGCTAGAAAGCCTTCTTCTTTATCTGCTTCTTTATATCATTATCATGTCTCCCTTGTTCTCTGTCCCATCAGTTCTCACTACCATAATTAAGTCCTGCCTGCTATTTTCACTTCTTGTGGGTATGGTTTCTGCTCAGTTATCCTCAACTTTCTATGCAAAATCATGCCCTAATGCCCTTTCCACCATTAATTCTGCTATAAACTCTGCAATATCAAGTGAGGCACGAATGGGAGCATCCTTGATTCGCCTGCACTTTCATGACTGCTTTGTTAATGCAAGTCACCTTTAactcttttgtgtgtgtgtgtgtgttttgccCCTTATCCATTATCTTATCTACCAGTACAAATGTTTGCTTGTTTTGTCCATGTGTTTTGGGTGTGTATTTTAAAAGGTAATATTAGGAATacaatatattttcaaatgaaCTTGTTAAAGTGTAACATGTTATGATTAAAGCAACATTACTTTTAGTTAGATCATTATAgacattacttttattatataccaatcacaataaattatatcaaccgttgtgaaaaaaaaattgtaaaaataaaaaagttatattgttgaatttatttatattttaatgcaTGTAGAAGATGTGTCATAGTAATATTTAGATTATACAGTATTTCAACATTCAAATCTTCTATTTGGCAGTATGAATTTAATTACATGTTTTTGCTGATACAGGTTCAAGAACAAAGTAAATCGAACGTACATAGATTGATGATTAAAGTGGATTCGCATAGCTTGCACAGCAATATTTTGAATCAATTTTATACTGTCTTACTATAAACAAATCCATCTGATTAGAACTATTTTTGAGGAAAATAATACTCTTCATTTGAAACGAATCTATTTCAGTCacctaaaaatgtttttatttatttattaataatgagAGACATTTGGGCCCATTGCtacaatttcactttttttttttcttttttttttgtctcaagTACCTTAATGGGTTGGCACATAATTGGCCCGTTGGATGtctttttgtataatttggAAATCCAAACCCATCAACTCTATCTATTCTTGAACTCTCGTGAATGCCGATGGCTAGGTTTCCTAGACCCCCCCTTTTGTCTATTCCCAACAAAACTTACCCTTattcaaccccccccccccaaaaaaagtcAGTTTAGTTTTGCTTGTCTGGGCtttgataatattattatatttgattttttttgttatatacaggtttttgaaatatttgtagtatattaatattatttacaaGTCTTTGTCCTCTTCGTTGAGCCatatctatttaatttattttgcttatttgttatatattaaaGGCCCATATATAATATAGTTTCATGAGCCATATAATATAGTCATTCAAATGTTATAAGAAacgtaaattataaattattaaatttcatgGAAATGGGAGAATGATTCTAATTGAATATATAAGAAACTAAACTATATATTGTGTTAATGGAATATGAACCTCTCATTTTGTGGAAAAAATAACatgtttatataatattttgtaaCAGGGATGTGATGCATCCGTACTCTTGGACAAAACAGCAACTGAACCAGGAGAGAAAAATGTTGGTCCAAATGCTTCACTAAGGGGATATGAAGTAATCGACACTATCAAATCtcaattggagaatttgtgcCCTGGTGTTGTATCTTGTGCAGATATCTTAGCCGTTGCTGCAAGAGATTCAGCTGTTGCTGTAAGAAAGAACTCAAACTTTTACATCACTTATTATTTTAACCCTTAATATTAGGTGATCCAGTGAGTAGCTTATTTTCTTGAGTttatttggtttaaaaaataaaccagAGAAAGTATACGGTTACATAGAAAaagtaaagttttaaaatacagtatataaatcaaataaactaaataagttaaaaataagTTGTGGCTATAGACCGGAgtttgtttattattaaaacCTTGTTCTTTTGATGTCATTTTAATcatattattggttttaattcaGCTGAGTGCACCTATTTGGTCTTGGACTGTTGATTTGGGAAGAAGAGACTCTGCTACAGCAAGTTCTGCTGCTGTTACCAGCAACATCCCGCTTCCAACATTAAATCTTAGTGGCCTTATCAGcgccttctcaaaaaaaggttttatTGCCAAAGAAATGGTGGCTTTATCAGGTGGGTTCAAATCTTAGTAACTCTAATTGTAGTGTTTATAAAGTCGCGTACAATGGATTCTAACTTAtctcaattagtaaagtttgGAGGGTTTTACTTAAAAGGACGCAACCAAAACTTTTTGTTTGGGCCAAAACTAAACAATCATAAGCCACTAATCACTGCACTAGTGAATTTTACAATATCAATTCAAGATTTGCTTCTTCAATTGTCAAAGGTAAAAGATAGATTTGCTTGTCTTGACATGTgtattagattttttatattagattAGTGGTACCACATATTTGACTAGAAGATTTATGTTATTATATTAATCTAGCACTAGTTGTGTTTGTCATACAAATCCTACCTATATCTAGTTGGGGAGCTCTAATAAAAAAGCATTGGGGTTTGATATTttacttattataaaaaaaaattcaatatatttgGGGCCCCTACTATTAATGTAGTTCCGCCCTATATGACGAAGTGTGATTGATAGAGAATAAATTTGAGTatatcttatcaaaaaaaaaaattgagtataTGACATGATTTTTATCTTCTCATCAATTGAGGAACTTAAGTTTAAATCCTACaaacaagggaaaaaaaaaaaaaaaaaaaaaaccaattgatgtcTGAAATTGATggtaaacagtaatttttataTAGTAGATGCTATTTCAAATTATATGATACCTTACAAAAAATGCCTCGTATGAAATGGCACCCACATTATTCTTATACTTTGTCTAGGAATTCACTCTGTCGGCGAAGCAAGTTGCAGAAACTTCCGAACCAGGATTTACAATGAAACCAACATAGATTCCTCATATGCAACTTCATTGAAATCAGTTTGTCCAAGCACTGGCGGTGACAACAATCTTGCCCCTCTAGATGTAACTACTCCAACAACCTTTGACAATGCTTACTACACGAATTTGATAAACAAAAAGGGTCTCTTACACGCGGATCAGCAACTCTTTAGCGGAGGTTCCACTGATTCGATAGTTACCACTTATAGCAACAATGTGGGAAACCTCATAACAGACTTTGCCAATGCAATGGTGAAGATGGGAAGACTCAGTCCACTCACAGGCACAAGCGGCCAAATAAGGAAAAATTGCAGGACAGCCAACTGAGTAATTAAGGCACTAGAGTATGCTGTTTAGTGTCCATTTTTACTGctctttcactttttttgtgGTTGAAAAAATGGCATTAATGCTCGTTTGAATTAGTTTTCTAGTGTCAATTTTGAGTTCAGGTTCAAAGAAATATTGGTATATATGTATGACAAGAATTGTCCGTCATGAATTGTGTATTCTCGGATATTGGCTCAACCGGAGTGATTAAATTAGATTGAAATGTTGTTGTGTGACTTGTgttgaattgtaattttatatcgATCACCACGTGAACAAGTGACAAGTATCAATTTGTGCTGACAGATGGTATATTTTCAtatctttttttctaatttaatagTTTGGGATTAGGAAATTTGAACTCTAAAtatctttattgaaaaaatcaagagaTGTTAGTTGATCTATCTATCATTGTGAATTCATAtggttttctttataaaaaaaaaaagtagcgaGTTCTCCATGTAAATCCTTCTATTTAGAGATAAAATATAATCAGT
This genomic stretch from Castanea sativa cultivar Marrone di Chiusa Pesio chromosome 9, ASM4071231v1 harbors:
- the LOC142609693 gene encoding cationic peroxidase 1-like — protein: MSPLFSVPSVLTTIIKSCLLFSLLVGMVSAQLSSTFYAKSCPNALSTINSAINSAISSEARMGASLIRLHFHDCFVNGCDASVLLDKTATEPGEKNVGPNASLRGYEVIDTIKSQLENLCPGVVSCADILAVAARDSAVALSAPIWSWTVDLGRRDSATASSAAVTSNIPLPTLNLSGLISAFSKKGFIAKEMVALSGIHSVGEASCRNFRTRIYNETNIDSSYATSLKSVCPSTGGDNNLAPLDVTTPTTFDNAYYTNLINKKGLLHADQQLFSGGSTDSIVTTYSNNVGNLITDFANAMVKMGRLSPLTGTSGQIRKNCRTAN